From a single Desulfurella sp. genomic region:
- a CDS encoding DNA-3-methyladenine glycosylase, whose product APASHAFRGKRGRAKIMFETVGVAYVYLSYGIHYCLNVVAKSPQQEAGAVLIRSGEPILGYEFMKKFHNKDECKISSGPGNFTRALNIDSRYNGHDLTDKNDLYISGGWLNKNEKILQSRRIGISNGTDKPWRFLISNNCTVSKKP is encoded by the coding sequence GCCCCTGCAAGCCATGCTTTTAGAGGAAAAAGGGGGAGGGCTAAGATAATGTTTGAAACCGTTGGCGTTGCTTATGTTTACTTATCATATGGCATTCACTACTGCCTGAATGTTGTGGCAAAATCACCCCAGCAGGAAGCTGGAGCAGTCCTAATAAGAAGCGGCGAACCCATACTGGGATATGAATTTATGAAAAAATTTCACAATAAAGACGAGTGTAAAATTTCAAGTGGCCCTGGAAATTTCACTAGGGCATTAAATATAGATTCAAGGTATAACGGGCATGACCTTACAGATAAAAACGATCTGTATATATCTGGGGGCTGGTTAAATAAAAATGAAAAAATTCTGCAGAGCAGGAGGATAGGGATTTCAAACGGTACAGATAAGCCTTGGAGATTTTTGATATCAAACAACTGCACTGTTTCAAAAAAACCATAA